A window from Mycolicibacterium tokaiense encodes these proteins:
- a CDS encoding SDR family NAD(P)-dependent oxidoreductase, with the protein MSTLIGKTALVTGATSGIGLAGAQALAGEGAHVFLVGRREEALADAVADIGSDKATSIRADVTDQADLDRVASTIEAAGRGLDIVFANAGINEFAPLGEITRELHSRIFDVNVGGIVFAVQSVLPLLNDGASIILCGSNGDIKAAPGASIYAASKAAIRSLGRSWAAELLDRKIRVNVVAPGLTHTPGLADLFAGSDDALDDLTATVPMKRRADPAEIGSVVAFLASDRSSFMTGSEVYVDGGASQF; encoded by the coding sequence ATGTCGACTCTCATCGGCAAAACCGCTCTCGTCACCGGAGCCACCTCGGGCATCGGCCTGGCCGGAGCGCAGGCGCTCGCCGGCGAGGGGGCCCACGTCTTCCTCGTCGGCCGCCGCGAGGAGGCGCTGGCCGACGCGGTGGCCGATATCGGGTCAGACAAGGCCACCTCGATCCGTGCCGACGTGACCGATCAGGCTGATCTGGACCGCGTCGCGTCCACCATCGAGGCGGCGGGACGCGGACTGGACATTGTGTTCGCGAACGCGGGCATCAACGAGTTCGCCCCCCTCGGCGAGATCACCCGCGAGCTGCACAGCCGCATCTTCGACGTCAACGTCGGCGGCATCGTCTTCGCCGTCCAGTCCGTTCTGCCCCTGCTCAACGACGGCGCGTCGATCATCCTCTGCGGCTCGAACGGGGACATCAAGGCGGCGCCCGGTGCCAGCATCTACGCCGCATCCAAAGCCGCGATCCGCTCCCTCGGCCGCAGCTGGGCCGCGGAACTGCTGGACCGCAAGATCCGGGTCAACGTCGTCGCGCCGGGATTGACCCACACCCCGGGATTGGCTGACCTGTTCGCCGGCTCCGATGACGCCCTGGATGATCTCACCGCCACCGTGCCCATGAAGCGCCGGGCCGACCCGGCCGAGATCGGCAGTGTGGTCGCCTTCCTGGCCTCCGACCGCAGCTCGTTCATGACCGGCTCCGAGGTGTACGTCGACGGCGGCGCCAGCCAGTTCTGA
- a CDS encoding coiled-coil domain-containing protein encodes MAVRPPLRRTICASVAAALVVAGAVSEVRADPAADALARLNELSSQALQSRQAVTAAQSDVEAKLAAQTAAEERHRADLDTLRVANARLEPFQAAIDQVAVMTYMSGRTGQLTAALTAESPQQLIDGLAVQRAVATEAAVQLDGLRQAQARAGAAARTSERSAAEARTAAEQAAAVRAELQAALNEMLRQISAAEAQYAALTPQQQAAVDIAAAPPPPPFAAMPGMPGDVAAPAAPLPPVPSAALNPEALPVGVASEVGLQPNTVLAARAVSAQFPQISEIGGVRPDSKPWHPSGLAIDIMIPNSGSPEGIALGDQIMNFFLTNAARFGIQDVIWRGVYYTPSGPAGSGYGHFDHVHLTTTPRR; translated from the coding sequence ATGGCCGTTCGCCCACCACTTCGGCGAACGATCTGCGCTTCGGTGGCGGCGGCACTGGTGGTCGCTGGCGCGGTGAGCGAGGTGCGCGCCGACCCGGCCGCCGATGCACTGGCCCGGCTCAACGAGCTGTCCAGCCAGGCACTGCAGAGCCGCCAGGCCGTCACCGCCGCCCAGAGCGATGTGGAAGCCAAACTCGCCGCCCAAACCGCCGCCGAGGAACGCCACCGCGCCGACCTCGACACTCTGCGCGTCGCCAACGCCCGCCTGGAACCGTTCCAAGCTGCGATCGATCAGGTGGCGGTGATGACCTACATGAGCGGGCGCACCGGTCAGCTCACCGCGGCGCTCACCGCGGAGTCGCCGCAGCAGCTGATCGACGGCTTGGCGGTCCAGCGAGCGGTGGCCACCGAGGCGGCCGTGCAGCTCGACGGTCTGCGTCAGGCGCAGGCGCGCGCCGGCGCCGCCGCTCGGACCTCAGAGCGCTCTGCCGCGGAGGCGCGCACCGCGGCGGAGCAGGCTGCGGCGGTCCGCGCCGAGCTGCAGGCCGCCCTCAACGAGATGCTGCGCCAGATCTCCGCCGCGGAGGCTCAGTACGCCGCACTGACACCGCAGCAGCAGGCGGCCGTCGACATCGCAGCCGCGCCGCCGCCCCCGCCCTTCGCCGCGATGCCCGGTATGCCCGGCGACGTCGCTGCCCCGGCCGCCCCACTGCCGCCGGTCCCTTCCGCGGCGCTGAACCCGGAGGCGTTGCCCGTCGGGGTGGCCTCGGAGGTCGGCCTACAACCCAATACCGTGCTCGCGGCCCGGGCGGTCAGCGCACAGTTCCCGCAGATCTCCGAGATCGGCGGGGTGCGACCGGACTCCAAGCCCTGGCATCCGAGCGGCCTGGCGATCGACATCATGATCCCGAACTCGGGTAGCCCCGAAGGCATCGCACTCGGGGACCAGATCATGAACTTCTTCCTGACCAATGCCGCCCGGTTCGGCATCCAAGACGTGATCTGGCGCGGCGTCTACTACACGCCGTCCGGTCCGGCGGGGTCCGGCTACGGTCACTTCGACCACGTGCACCTGACCACGACGCCCCGCCGCTAG
- a CDS encoding DUF1906 domain-containing protein codes for MQDSPDTLGTRPSRPVTRRDALRYAAAATAVAGLGAGAAALGSPTAAAAGPMLIDYAAHQIPAADIKAAGYAGVVNYVSLSRPGTNFGAKPITRPYAESLAQAGLVIVSNYQYGKPGGSAPSDFTRGYAGGVADAKTAWQLHTAAGGTRNAPIYFSIDEDISLDTWKTVALPWFYGINSVLGVQRTGVYGGIDVCHWAAVSGVIGNSRTPGRVWAWQTKAWSGSRVHPNAVLYQRIVATASNPGPLVGGYEVDVNDVLAQDVGQWNLHT; via the coding sequence GTGCAGGACTCACCGGACACCCTCGGCACTCGGCCGTCGCGCCCGGTAACCCGACGTGACGCGCTGCGGTACGCCGCCGCGGCAACAGCCGTCGCCGGCCTCGGCGCCGGGGCGGCGGCGCTCGGAAGCCCCACAGCCGCTGCGGCGGGGCCGATGCTGATCGACTACGCCGCGCACCAGATACCGGCCGCGGACATCAAGGCCGCCGGTTACGCCGGCGTCGTGAACTACGTATCGCTGTCGCGTCCGGGTACGAACTTCGGCGCCAAACCGATCACGCGGCCCTACGCCGAGTCCCTGGCCCAGGCGGGACTGGTGATCGTCAGCAACTACCAGTACGGCAAGCCGGGCGGCAGCGCCCCCTCGGACTTCACCCGCGGTTATGCCGGCGGAGTCGCCGACGCCAAGACAGCCTGGCAGCTGCACACCGCAGCGGGCGGGACCCGCAACGCCCCCATCTACTTCTCCATCGACGAGGACATCAGCCTCGACACCTGGAAGACGGTGGCGCTGCCCTGGTTCTACGGCATCAACTCTGTGCTCGGGGTGCAGCGCACCGGTGTGTACGGCGGCATCGACGTGTGCCACTGGGCGGCGGTGTCCGGTGTGATCGGCAACTCCCGCACCCCCGGCCGGGTGTGGGCGTGGCAGACCAAGGCCTGGTCAGGCAGTCGCGTGCATCCCAATGCCGTTCTCTACCAACGCATCGTGGCCACCGCCTCGAACCCCGGCCCACTGGTCGGGGGCTACGAAGTCGACGTCAACGACGTCCTGGCCCAGGACGTCGGCCAGTGGAACCTGCACACCTGA
- a CDS encoding putative bifunctional diguanylate cyclase/phosphodiesterase, translated as MRRSGIIAAAALAVFSALLLSGWGGPAVLQLVSNLGSLLFGGAALGCTAAAARSSSGPQRRAWVALAAGLAGWVAGDVIWAWYELVLRETEAPFPSVADVGYLLFPVAACVALMTFPVGYTRQSRLRLSLDGILVAGSLFVLAWALGLGEVFSTSVESVSTFVVSLAYPLSDLVLLTTALLVLATAQPAQRASIGLLTAGLVCMGVSDSAFVYLVAEQDYVSGHPIDIGYAAGLTLMALAALRRVPNHQGKVVASLSAAALWFPYLLLPIAIGVGLVASVEEANDLPTFVALAIVIAAVLVRQFLVLADNRRLLETMAAQALHDPLTGLANRTLLRERLSAAMAADRAGDRSLAVLCIDLDDFKLVNDSLGHAAGDALLVEAGARIRGCVRGTDTVARLGGDEFAVLLEDAPDLPIEVAHRIRQAFDAPFVLEGQPWVVLPSVGVATTAHAATADVILRNADLAMYAAKRDRGAGVATYAPDMALIERDETDFARLRGNAGPASSPVLFDELRRALEAGDLGVVYQPKFACPSGEVVGVETLVRWSHPRLGPLPPEVFLAVARTNGLMGALTEFVVTRAAVDAAQWRNCGRELGIAVNLFAPKLTDPDFSKRVLAILHAYEIPPSWLTIETTGEIVLEHRARAVAVLRSWREHDVRIAIDGFGDRHSALSSLPHLEVDELKLDHTLIAAMSSNAGAQVVVTSAIDLAHALGMCCVAKGVEDAITARLLSDLGCDVIQGNHCSAPVLAAEVLDVAPLDLTAKPVSRDS; from the coding sequence TTGCGCAGGTCAGGAATCATCGCAGCGGCGGCGCTGGCGGTGTTCTCCGCGTTGCTGCTCAGCGGGTGGGGCGGCCCGGCCGTGCTGCAGCTGGTGAGCAACCTGGGCTCGCTCTTGTTCGGCGGGGCTGCTCTGGGCTGCACCGCCGCCGCGGCCCGGTCGAGCTCCGGACCGCAACGCCGGGCCTGGGTGGCGCTGGCGGCAGGCCTGGCCGGCTGGGTGGCCGGCGACGTGATCTGGGCCTGGTATGAACTCGTGCTGCGCGAGACCGAGGCCCCGTTCCCGAGCGTCGCCGACGTGGGTTATCTGTTGTTCCCCGTTGCAGCGTGCGTCGCCCTGATGACGTTCCCGGTCGGGTACACCCGCCAGTCGCGACTACGGCTGTCTCTGGACGGGATCCTCGTCGCCGGGTCACTGTTCGTCCTGGCCTGGGCTCTGGGCCTGGGGGAGGTGTTCAGCACCAGCGTCGAATCGGTGTCGACGTTCGTGGTGTCGCTGGCCTATCCCCTGAGTGACCTGGTGCTCCTGACCACAGCGCTGCTCGTCCTGGCCACCGCGCAACCAGCACAACGGGCCTCGATCGGACTGCTGACGGCAGGGCTGGTCTGTATGGGTGTGTCCGACAGTGCTTTTGTGTACCTGGTCGCCGAACAGGATTACGTCAGCGGCCACCCCATCGACATCGGATACGCAGCGGGGTTGACGCTGATGGCGCTGGCGGCGTTGCGGCGGGTGCCGAATCACCAGGGCAAGGTGGTCGCGTCCCTGTCGGCAGCGGCGTTGTGGTTTCCCTACCTGCTGCTGCCCATCGCCATCGGCGTGGGTCTGGTGGCCTCGGTGGAGGAGGCCAACGATCTCCCGACATTCGTGGCGCTCGCGATCGTGATCGCGGCGGTTCTGGTGCGGCAGTTCCTGGTGCTGGCCGACAACCGCCGCCTGCTGGAGACCATGGCGGCGCAGGCCCTCCACGATCCGCTGACCGGCCTCGCGAACCGGACCCTGCTGCGCGAGCGGCTCTCAGCTGCCATGGCGGCGGACCGAGCCGGTGACCGTTCACTCGCGGTGCTGTGCATCGACCTCGATGACTTCAAACTGGTCAACGACTCGCTGGGGCATGCCGCCGGCGACGCGCTGCTGGTGGAAGCAGGGGCTCGCATCCGGGGTTGCGTGCGGGGCACGGACACCGTCGCCCGGCTGGGTGGCGATGAGTTCGCGGTGCTGCTCGAGGATGCCCCGGACCTTCCCATCGAGGTGGCGCACCGTATTCGACAGGCCTTCGACGCGCCGTTCGTGCTCGAAGGGCAACCGTGGGTGGTGCTGCCCAGTGTCGGAGTGGCCACCACCGCCCACGCCGCCACGGCCGACGTGATTCTGCGCAACGCCGATCTGGCCATGTACGCCGCCAAGCGGGACCGGGGCGCGGGCGTGGCCACGTATGCACCGGACATGGCGCTGATCGAGCGTGACGAAACCGACTTCGCCCGGCTGCGGGGCAACGCGGGGCCGGCGTCCAGCCCGGTACTGTTCGACGAGTTGCGCCGCGCTCTGGAGGCCGGCGATCTCGGGGTGGTGTACCAGCCGAAGTTCGCCTGCCCGTCGGGCGAGGTTGTCGGCGTGGAGACACTGGTGCGCTGGTCACACCCCCGCCTGGGGCCTCTGCCTCCGGAGGTGTTCCTCGCGGTGGCGCGCACCAACGGCCTGATGGGTGCACTGACCGAGTTCGTGGTGACCCGCGCCGCCGTGGACGCAGCGCAGTGGCGCAATTGTGGCCGGGAGCTGGGGATCGCGGTCAACCTGTTTGCGCCCAAGCTCACCGATCCCGACTTCTCGAAGCGGGTGCTGGCCATCCTGCACGCCTACGAGATCCCCCCCAGCTGGCTCACCATCGAGACCACCGGCGAGATCGTGCTCGAACACCGAGCCAGGGCGGTGGCGGTGCTGCGGAGCTGGCGAGAGCACGACGTGCGCATCGCCATCGACGGCTTCGGCGACCGGCACTCCGCGCTGAGCAGCCTGCCCCACCTGGAGGTGGACGAACTCAAACTCGATCACACCCTGATCGCCGCGATGTCGTCGAATGCCGGCGCGCAGGTGGTGGTGACGTCGGCGATCGATCTGGCGCACGCCCTGGGGATGTGTTGTGTCGCCAAGGGCGTCGAGGACGCCATCACGGCCCGCCTGCTCAGCGATCTGGGTTGTGATGTGATTCAGGGGAATCACTGCAGCGCACCGGTTCTCGCGGCCGAGGTGCTCGACGTCGCGCCACTCGATCTCACCGCCAAGCCTGTGTCCCGTGACTCGTGA
- a CDS encoding EthD family reductase, with protein MAETKITVIYDNPTDPAAFDAAYQTEQLDLARAIPGYVRMETSRVWPKEDGSPTPAYRMIDLYYTDYDAASAAVTTPEAGAFFEAMGRLSTGGVRVLFSDIEIAANS; from the coding sequence GTGGCCGAAACAAAGATCACCGTCATCTATGACAACCCCACCGACCCCGCTGCTTTCGACGCTGCCTATCAGACCGAGCAGCTCGATCTCGCCCGCGCCATTCCGGGCTATGTGCGTATGGAGACCTCGCGGGTGTGGCCCAAAGAAGACGGCAGCCCCACACCGGCCTACCGCATGATCGACCTGTACTACACCGACTACGACGCTGCCAGCGCCGCAGTCACCACACCCGAGGCGGGGGCGTTCTTCGAGGCCATGGGCAGGCTGTCGACCGGCGGCGTGCGAGTCCTGTTCTCCGACATCGAGATTGCCGCCAACTCCTGA
- a CDS encoding LysR family transcriptional regulator, with amino-acid sequence MPAPNRRTEWPRDRLTSITLQQLRAFQVVADATNFTKAARRLQTSQSALSRSIRQLETGVGAQLFSRSTRSVELTPEGEELLRICGPITVSLMHGIDGFGHFVAGRAGRLSVAAIVSYASVLLPGLLAAFVRDRPQVEIRVEDGWASNVLDDLDRGGSEVAITADDVDLERYEILPLALERFYAIAQRSHPWEARNEILWKDFADQQMVSARFGTSVRSIVDRHLTQSGVSIEDHIQVSNMGTLGGLVREGFGVSALPAMEFAGYRIDDVVKVPIQGATRTVGLITLRGRSLSPVARTFCELAPALVASMPLPDGVSAV; translated from the coding sequence ATGCCGGCCCCGAACAGACGCACGGAGTGGCCTCGCGATCGCCTCACCTCGATCACCCTGCAGCAGCTCCGGGCATTTCAGGTGGTCGCTGACGCGACCAACTTCACCAAGGCTGCGCGCCGGCTGCAGACGTCCCAGTCCGCTCTGAGCCGTAGCATCCGCCAGCTCGAGACCGGAGTCGGCGCTCAGCTGTTCAGTAGGAGCACGCGCTCTGTCGAGCTCACGCCGGAAGGCGAAGAGCTGCTTCGAATTTGCGGACCCATCACCGTCTCGTTGATGCACGGGATCGACGGGTTCGGGCACTTCGTCGCCGGACGGGCGGGACGGCTCTCGGTGGCCGCGATTGTCTCGTACGCGTCGGTACTGCTACCCGGGTTGCTCGCCGCGTTCGTGCGAGACCGCCCGCAGGTCGAGATCCGGGTCGAGGATGGCTGGGCCAGCAACGTCCTCGACGACCTCGACCGCGGCGGCTCGGAAGTCGCCATCACCGCCGACGACGTCGACCTCGAGCGTTACGAGATACTGCCCCTCGCATTGGAGCGTTTCTACGCCATCGCTCAAAGAAGTCATCCCTGGGAAGCGCGAAACGAGATCCTGTGGAAGGACTTCGCCGACCAGCAGATGGTGTCCGCGCGGTTCGGGACGAGTGTCCGGTCCATCGTGGACCGACATCTGACGCAGTCCGGCGTCTCGATCGAGGACCACATTCAGGTGTCCAACATGGGCACCCTGGGTGGGCTGGTGCGGGAAGGCTTCGGGGTGTCAGCGCTGCCGGCCATGGAGTTCGCCGGTTATCGGATCGACGACGTTGTGAAGGTGCCGATCCAGGGAGCAACCCGCACCGTCGGCCTGATCACCCTGCGCGGTCGATCGCTGTCGCCCGTGGCCCGGACGTTCTGCGAGCTCGCCCCTGCGTTGGTGGCCTCGATGCCACTTCCCGACGGGGTGTCTGCGGTGTGA
- a CDS encoding MaoC/PaaZ C-terminal domain-containing protein has translation MTAGSLIWSDLAVGDAFTSGGRTITEYDIVGFAGLTGDGSPVHLDQEFAAATEFGQRIAHGLLGLSYAHGLIMGSGLFRDCALAFLGISDWKFKAPIFIGDTIHVDYRISELRLRRSRDDQGIVTFDVDVCNQRSEVLQSGTKAILMRTLEEVGR, from the coding sequence ATGACAGCAGGCAGTCTCATTTGGAGCGATCTCGCAGTCGGTGACGCATTCACCAGCGGCGGTCGGACCATCACCGAATACGACATAGTGGGCTTCGCGGGTCTCACCGGCGACGGTTCTCCTGTCCACCTCGATCAGGAATTCGCCGCGGCAACCGAATTCGGCCAGCGGATCGCTCACGGTCTACTCGGACTGTCCTATGCCCACGGCCTGATCATGGGTTCGGGGTTGTTCCGCGACTGCGCTCTCGCCTTCCTCGGTATATCCGACTGGAAATTCAAGGCACCCATCTTCATCGGCGACACCATCCACGTCGACTACCGCATCAGCGAACTGAGATTGCGGCGTTCCCGGGATGACCAGGGCATCGTGACATTCGATGTGGACGTCTGCAACCAGCGCAGCGAGGTGCTGCAGAGCGGCACCAAAGCCATCCTGATGCGCACGCTGGAGGAGGTCGGACGATGA
- a CDS encoding CaiB/BaiF CoA transferase family protein: MTSHNGSENQTQLVYEGVRILDFTQLEQGPSGTQVLADFGAEVIKVERPDIGEIGRRNGTRVNGWSPHWAANNRNKRSLSLDVKDPQARPILDELVRRSDIVVSNFRPGVMERLGLGHEDLVQLNPRIISAYASGYGRTGPYRHRRGQDLAAQAMGGIIALTGSPEQPSAIGTYAVDYLAAMHLAQGMMLALAARDRTGQGQVVDVSLLNSSIAMHLQEGSEFLNRREAFPRSPGGIAHSGSTGLYGIYTGIDGKSFVLVADVFVDEPWSRICQALDADEAETANPLMASTESMKADPARSHAVVQALASRFTRDECVSRLEKQDLLSAPVNDYDELFDDPQVLHNNMILELEHPVAGAMRLVGMPVKLSGTPGTVRLLPPMVGEHNQSILAELGLDSAQIDALRHSGVVGAESTRQTPAW, from the coding sequence ATGACGTCGCACAACGGATCCGAGAATCAGACGCAACTGGTGTATGAGGGCGTACGAATCCTCGACTTCACCCAGCTGGAGCAGGGGCCGTCGGGCACCCAGGTGTTGGCTGACTTCGGCGCCGAGGTCATCAAGGTCGAACGGCCCGACATCGGAGAGATAGGTCGCCGTAATGGAACTCGAGTCAACGGCTGGAGTCCGCATTGGGCGGCGAACAACCGCAACAAGCGCAGCTTGAGCCTGGACGTCAAAGACCCCCAGGCACGCCCCATCCTCGATGAACTGGTGCGGCGTTCCGACATCGTCGTGAGCAATTTCAGGCCGGGTGTCATGGAGCGACTCGGCCTCGGACACGAGGATCTCGTCCAACTCAATCCCCGGATCATTTCGGCGTACGCGTCCGGGTACGGCCGCACCGGGCCCTACCGCCACCGCCGCGGACAGGACCTGGCGGCGCAGGCCATGGGCGGCATCATCGCACTCACCGGCTCCCCGGAACAGCCGAGTGCGATCGGTACCTATGCGGTGGACTACCTCGCCGCAATGCATCTGGCCCAAGGGATGATGCTGGCGCTCGCCGCCCGGGATCGCACCGGGCAGGGGCAGGTAGTCGATGTCTCCCTGCTGAACTCGTCCATCGCCATGCATCTGCAGGAGGGCAGCGAATTCCTCAACCGCCGCGAGGCGTTTCCCCGCTCCCCCGGCGGAATAGCGCACAGCGGCAGCACCGGCCTCTACGGGATCTACACAGGAATCGACGGCAAGTCGTTCGTGCTCGTCGCCGACGTCTTCGTCGACGAGCCGTGGTCACGTATCTGCCAGGCACTGGATGCCGACGAAGCCGAGACTGCGAATCCGCTGATGGCATCAACCGAGTCGATGAAGGCCGATCCGGCGCGTTCGCACGCGGTCGTACAAGCGTTGGCTTCCCGTTTCACCCGCGACGAATGCGTCTCCCGGCTTGAGAAGCAAGACCTGCTCAGCGCACCGGTCAATGACTACGACGAGCTCTTCGACGATCCACAGGTGCTGCACAACAACATGATTCTCGAGCTCGAGCATCCCGTAGCCGGTGCCATGCGCCTGGTGGGCATGCCCGTCAAGCTGAGCGGCACGCCGGGAACTGTGCGCCTGCTTCCACCCATGGTGGGAGAGCACAACCAGTCCATCCTCGCCGAACTCGGACTCGACAGCGCCCAGATCGACGCGTTGCGGCACTCCGGGGTGGTCGGCGCCGAGTCGACCAGGCAGACACCAGCGTGGTGA
- a CDS encoding SDR family NAD(P)-dependent oxidoreductase, with amino-acid sequence MVTPGRMVVITGATGGIGAAIARAVHRRGGVAVLACHPSTFAEGHALSADIPESLVLPVDVADTASVRTFAREITRYGTGIEGLVNNAGVLVERSFEDLDEQTWARVIDVNLSGTFRMVHALRQALSAGEGGSVVNIASQLAYTGAPNVAAYAASKGGVLGLTRALAHDLAPKIRVNAVAPGPIESPMNTPYMSDQQWVARKVGKSVMGRFGTADEVAGAVLYLLSPEATFFTGQTLSPNGGGVMP; translated from the coding sequence GTGGTGACCCCGGGCCGGATGGTCGTGATCACGGGGGCCACAGGTGGCATCGGTGCTGCGATCGCGCGGGCGGTCCACCGCCGCGGCGGTGTCGCGGTGCTGGCCTGCCACCCCTCCACCTTTGCGGAGGGCCACGCGCTGTCCGCCGACATACCCGAATCCCTGGTCCTACCGGTTGATGTGGCCGACACCGCATCGGTGAGGACATTCGCCCGGGAGATCACGCGGTACGGCACTGGCATCGAGGGCCTGGTGAACAATGCCGGCGTGCTCGTCGAGAGATCCTTCGAGGACCTGGACGAGCAGACATGGGCGCGGGTCATCGATGTGAATCTCTCCGGCACCTTCCGGATGGTGCACGCCCTGCGTCAGGCTCTGTCTGCGGGCGAAGGCGGTTCGGTGGTCAACATCGCCTCACAGCTGGCCTACACCGGGGCGCCGAATGTGGCTGCCTACGCGGCATCCAAAGGTGGGGTGCTGGGCCTGACCAGAGCGCTCGCTCACGACCTCGCCCCGAAGATCCGCGTCAACGCGGTCGCGCCCGGACCGATCGAATCCCCGATGAACACCCCGTACATGTCCGATCAGCAGTGGGTTGCCCGCAAGGTGGGAAAGTCCGTCATGGGCCGGTTCGGAACGGCGGACGAGGTAGCCGGCGCAGTGCTGTATCTCCTGAGTCCCGAAGCCACATTCTTCACAGGCCAGACTCTGTCGCCCAACGGCGGCGGGGTCATGCCGTAG
- a CDS encoding MFS transporter, producing MTENVANRTSTAVDDPANVRRVVTAGVVGQLVEYYDYGLYALLAVYIGRAFFPEASDGAQLLAAFAIFGVGFLARPLGGAILGPMGDRVGRRAVLIRSLVIMTGCTVLVGLTPGADVIGLAAPIIVVLLRLGQAFSAGGEFISAATFVNEHAPVGRRGLYSCLLQAGSASAFLLGTLVVFLTEAAAGPDAMESWAWRIPFLLSLPIGIVGLYVRLRLEESPVFEHLKETGGLTKTPLRDSMRGPNRKVFFQTIGLSAFLFVSTYTFLAYLPSLLRADGYSSGQVVLLTVIANSANVIFFPLVGLLSERTGRKQICMAGAVFMIVMSWPLLTVLGMGSLPLAIVCVIVMAFGVSLVVGPPAAMFVEFIPAAVRMSTFGLAYNLGAAIFGGTAVYVAGFLRETTGSPASPAYYLIAASVISLATLVTIKNYRGVNESVQ from the coding sequence ATGACAGAAAACGTCGCCAACAGAACGTCCACGGCTGTGGATGACCCGGCCAACGTGCGGCGGGTAGTCACCGCCGGCGTCGTCGGCCAGCTTGTTGAGTATTACGACTACGGCCTCTACGCGCTACTGGCGGTGTACATCGGCAGGGCCTTTTTCCCGGAAGCCAGCGACGGCGCCCAACTCCTCGCCGCCTTCGCGATCTTCGGGGTCGGGTTCCTGGCGCGCCCGCTGGGTGGCGCCATCCTGGGTCCCATGGGGGACCGGGTCGGTCGACGTGCGGTCCTGATTCGATCGCTGGTGATCATGACTGGATGCACGGTCCTGGTCGGCCTGACCCCCGGCGCCGACGTGATCGGGCTCGCCGCTCCGATCATCGTCGTGTTGCTGCGACTCGGCCAGGCATTCTCTGCGGGCGGGGAGTTCATCTCAGCGGCAACCTTCGTCAACGAGCATGCACCCGTGGGCAGGCGCGGCCTGTATTCCTGCCTACTGCAGGCGGGTTCGGCATCCGCGTTCCTCCTCGGCACCCTGGTGGTGTTCCTGACCGAGGCAGCGGCCGGCCCAGATGCGATGGAAAGCTGGGCGTGGCGCATCCCGTTCCTGCTCTCACTTCCCATCGGCATTGTCGGTCTCTACGTTCGCCTTCGACTCGAAGAAAGCCCCGTCTTCGAGCACCTGAAGGAAACCGGCGGCTTGACCAAGACGCCTTTGCGCGATTCGATGCGTGGGCCAAACCGCAAGGTGTTCTTCCAGACGATCGGACTGTCGGCGTTCCTGTTCGTCTCGACCTACACGTTTCTCGCGTACCTGCCCTCACTGCTACGAGCAGACGGCTACTCGTCCGGCCAGGTGGTCCTGTTGACGGTGATCGCCAACTCCGCCAACGTCATCTTCTTCCCGCTGGTCGGTCTTCTGTCAGAACGCACCGGACGCAAGCAGATCTGCATGGCAGGTGCGGTTTTCATGATCGTGATGAGTTGGCCGTTGCTGACGGTCCTGGGAATGGGAAGCCTCCCGCTGGCCATCGTGTGTGTCATCGTCATGGCATTCGGCGTCTCGCTGGTGGTCGGCCCACCCGCCGCGATGTTCGTCGAGTTCATTCCCGCGGCTGTGCGCATGAGTACCTTCGGGCTCGCCTACAACCTGGGCGCCGCCATCTTCGGCGGGACCGCGGTCTATGTGGCCGGATTCCTGCGCGAGACCACCGGATCTCCGGCCTCGCCGGCCTACTACCTCATTGCAGCGTCGGTGATCAGCCTCGCCACCCTCGTGACGATCAAGAACTACCGAGGCGTCAACGAGTCCGTACAGTGA
- a CDS encoding YciI family protein, with protein sequence MSRAEQDMTPLNVFIALSRYLVPIEQVESFLPEHARWVAQRYAEGRILVSGRQIPARGGATILVGPDRQSVETLFSTDPFVHNGIAEYTVIEFVPSDGDRRSMDFTAFLARQ encoded by the coding sequence GTGAGCCGCGCTGAACAGGACATGACACCCCTGAACGTCTTCATCGCGCTGTCCCGCTACCTCGTGCCGATCGAGCAGGTAGAGAGTTTCCTCCCGGAACACGCGCGGTGGGTGGCGCAGCGCTACGCCGAGGGCAGGATTCTCGTGTCGGGTCGCCAGATTCCGGCCCGCGGCGGCGCCACAATCCTGGTCGGGCCAGACCGCCAGAGTGTCGAGACGCTCTTCAGCACAGACCCTTTCGTTCACAACGGCATTGCCGAGTACACCGTCATCGAATTCGTACCCAGCGATGGCGACCGACGTTCGATGGATTTTACGGCGTTCCTCGCGCGGCAGTAG